The following are encoded in a window of Actinomycetota bacterium genomic DNA:
- the aroH gene encoding chorismate mutase yields the protein MSVRAARGAIRVNDDTADDVLSATGRLLSAMLDRNAVEADDIVSVFFTATEDLRSAFPAEAARRLGLGRVPLMCAQEIPVAGAMPRVVRVLMHFHTDRAQREVVHPYLDGAESLRDDLG from the coding sequence ATGAGCGTTCGGGCCGCCCGGGGCGCGATCCGGGTGAACGACGACACGGCCGATGACGTGTTGTCGGCGACGGGGCGTCTTCTGAGCGCGATGCTCGATCGCAACGCCGTCGAAGCCGACGACATCGTCAGCGTCTTCTTCACAGCGACGGAGGACCTTCGCTCCGCGTTCCCGGCCGAGGCTGCCCGACGTCTCGGGCTGGGACGCGTTCCGCTGATGTGCGCGCAAGAGATCCCGGTCGCTGGCGCGATGCCGAGGGTCGTCCGCGTCCTGATGCACTTCCACACCGACCGAGCTCAGCGCGAGGTGGTGCACCCCTACCTCGACGGCGCTGAGTCGCTCCGCGATGACCTGGGGTGA
- a CDS encoding pseudouridine synthase → MPVERLQRALARAGYGSRRASEELIAGGRVTVNGRTARLGDRVDAERDEVHVDGQRISVDPGLRYLAFHKPHGVTTTMRDAHAERDLRRYLPSGSRVFAVGRLDRDTEGLLLLTNDGELAHRLAHPRHGVEKEYLAEVEGTVTERHVARLRRGVQLQDGVARAVVAQSVGHSGDRGAIRLVMTEGRKREVRRMLDAVGLPVRRLVRTRLGPIRLGKLKPGEVRDLTAEEVRGLYRVAGL, encoded by the coding sequence ATGCCGGTTGAACGCCTCCAGCGCGCGCTGGCGCGGGCGGGATATGGCTCTCGACGCGCTTCGGAGGAGCTGATCGCGGGCGGTCGCGTGACCGTCAACGGCCGGACCGCTCGCCTGGGCGACCGTGTCGACGCCGAACGAGACGAGGTTCACGTCGACGGACAGCGCATCAGCGTGGATCCGGGGCTGCGGTACCTCGCCTTCCACAAGCCCCACGGCGTCACCACCACGATGAGAGACGCCCACGCCGAACGAGACCTTCGCCGTTACCTACCGAGCGGTTCGCGCGTGTTCGCCGTGGGGCGGCTCGACCGAGACACCGAGGGGTTGTTGCTCCTGACGAACGACGGCGAGCTGGCCCATCGGCTTGCGCACCCCCGTCACGGAGTGGAGAAGGAGTACCTCGCGGAGGTCGAGGGGACGGTCACCGAACGGCACGTCGCCCGGCTGCGCCGGGGGGTGCAGCTCCAGGATGGTGTCGCGCGTGCCGTCGTGGCGCAGAGCGTCGGGCACAGCGGTGACCGCGGCGCGATCCGCCTCGTCATGACCGAGGGGCGGAAACGGGAGGTGCGCCGAATGCTCGATGCCGTCGGCCTTCCCGTGCGCCGGCTGGTCCGAACTCGGCTGGGACCGATCAGGCTCGGGAAGCTCAAGCCCGGTGAGGTTCGAGACCTGACGGCGGAGGAGGTTCGCGGCTTGTACCGCGTCGCCGGCCTGTAG
- the scpB gene encoding SMC-Scp complex subunit ScpB yields the protein MPDDRTEPLRRLEALLFVSDEPVTAVAIADALEIERRDAEELCEELARRYEERDAGIVLRNVAGGWQLATHPDAAAVIERYVVSTRHARLTKAMLETLAIVAYKQPVTRHQVSSIRGVNSDGVLRALSDRGLVAEAGRDEKPGRPVLFGTTPEFLERIGLPSLSGLPPLAPLLGNGDGTLRASLGEDDGDGDVTQDDGAESSTD from the coding sequence ATGCCCGATGACCGCACCGAGCCGCTGCGACGGCTGGAGGCGTTGTTGTTCGTCTCCGACGAGCCGGTAACGGCCGTCGCCATCGCTGACGCGCTCGAGATCGAACGACGCGACGCCGAGGAGCTCTGTGAGGAGCTCGCGCGACGGTACGAGGAGCGCGATGCCGGCATCGTCCTTCGCAATGTCGCGGGAGGGTGGCAGTTGGCCACGCATCCGGACGCCGCGGCCGTCATCGAACGCTACGTCGTCTCGACGCGCCACGCTCGGCTCACGAAGGCGATGCTCGAGACGCTGGCCATCGTCGCGTACAAGCAGCCGGTGACCCGCCACCAGGTCTCGTCGATCCGCGGCGTGAACTCTGACGGTGTTCTCCGCGCCCTTTCCGACCGCGGCCTCGTCGCCGAGGCCGGACGTGACGAGAAGCCCGGCCGGCCCGTGCTGTTCGGCACCACGCCGGAGTTCCTGGAGCGGATCGGCTTGCCCTCTCTGTCGGGGTTGCCACCACTCGCGCCACTGCTCGGGAACGGCGACGGTACCCTTCGCGCGTCCCTCGGTGAAGACGACGGCGACGGCGACGTGACGCAGGACGACGGCGCGGAGTCCTCGACCGACTGA
- a CDS encoding ScpA family protein, producing MSEPPVAESTFAVELPVFSGPFRLLAELILDHKIDVCDVSIATVTDRFLERAKDTEGWDLEEATWFLAASAVLLELKVGRLMPRHEVLDEEDMIGISPDLVYARSLELAAFRRVAAEVQRRAEEEARLFRREAGPPPEFAHLYPDVLERVTPDDLAQAAAIVLRPPPLLDLGHVTPIRYTMAEALDAVRSRLGELGQASFRDLVADCEERIQVVVRFLALLDLYREGKVDLAQAQTFGEIVVSWEGERLHAR from the coding sequence ATGAGCGAGCCCCCCGTCGCGGAGAGCACGTTCGCGGTCGAACTCCCCGTTTTCAGCGGACCGTTCCGGCTCCTGGCGGAGCTGATCCTCGATCACAAGATCGACGTGTGCGACGTGTCGATCGCCACGGTCACCGACCGGTTCCTCGAACGCGCCAAGGACACCGAGGGGTGGGACTTGGAGGAGGCGACGTGGTTCCTCGCCGCATCCGCCGTGCTCCTCGAGCTGAAGGTGGGCCGGCTGATGCCGCGGCACGAGGTCCTCGACGAGGAGGACATGATCGGGATCTCGCCGGACCTCGTGTACGCGCGTTCACTCGAGCTCGCCGCATTTCGTCGCGTCGCCGCGGAAGTGCAACGCCGCGCCGAGGAGGAGGCCAGGCTGTTCAGGCGCGAAGCGGGCCCCCCTCCGGAGTTCGCACACCTGTATCCCGACGTTCTGGAGCGCGTCACGCCCGACGACCTGGCGCAGGCCGCCGCCATCGTCCTGCGCCCGCCGCCGCTCCTTGACCTCGGGCACGTCACACCGATCCGCTACACGATGGCGGAGGCGCTCGACGCGGTGCGTTCGCGTCTCGGCGAGCTCGGGCAGGCTTCCTTCCGGGATCTGGTCGCCGACTGCGAGGAGCGGATCCAGGTCGTCGTTCGGTTCCTGGCGCTGCTCGACTTGTATCGAGAGGGGAAGGTGGATCTCGCGCAGGCGCAGACGTTCGGTGAGATCGTCGTCAGCTGGGAGGGGGAACGACTGCATGCCCGATGA
- the trpS gene encoding tryptophan--tRNA ligase, with product MTSSRSSARRDHHAIAPPDAKGRVLTGFRPTGPMHIGHWFGNVMNLVRLQEDHEAFYFLADWHMLTTHYDRTEELPENVRTLALDLVAAGVDPNRVTFYRQSDVKEVAELTLLLGMITPLGWLERVPTYKERLRDMAERDVANFGLLGYPVLQTVDITIVKGELIPVGEDQVSHVELTRELVRRFNRHYGDVLVEPRALLSNAPSVPGSDGRKMSKSLDNTIDVRDDEATIRRKVRSFITDPMKVRLGDPGRPDICPIFALHRLFSQDIYEWTRENCSTGALPCVDCKTNLADRIVAYYAPFRDRREELERTPGVAEKILAEGREKVGPVVEETMKAVRTAMNLA from the coding sequence GTGACGTCCTCTCGGAGCAGCGCTCGCCGCGATCACCACGCCATCGCGCCGCCCGACGCGAAGGGGCGAGTGCTGACGGGGTTCCGCCCCACCGGACCGATGCACATCGGTCACTGGTTTGGCAACGTGATGAACCTCGTCCGTCTGCAGGAAGACCATGAGGCGTTCTACTTCCTGGCGGACTGGCACATGCTGACGACGCACTACGACCGGACGGAGGAACTGCCAGAGAACGTCCGCACGTTGGCGCTCGATCTGGTCGCCGCCGGCGTCGACCCGAACCGCGTCACCTTCTATCGCCAATCCGACGTCAAGGAGGTCGCCGAGCTGACGCTCCTGCTCGGGATGATCACGCCGCTCGGCTGGCTCGAGCGAGTCCCAACGTACAAGGAACGCCTCCGCGACATGGCCGAACGCGATGTGGCGAACTTCGGCTTGCTCGGCTACCCGGTGTTGCAGACCGTCGACATCACGATCGTGAAGGGCGAGCTCATCCCGGTCGGGGAGGATCAGGTCTCGCACGTGGAGCTCACGCGCGAGCTCGTTCGCCGGTTCAACCGTCACTACGGAGACGTGCTGGTCGAGCCGCGGGCGCTGCTTTCGAACGCCCCTTCGGTCCCGGGATCGGACGGCCGCAAGATGAGCAAGTCGCTCGACAACACGATCGATGTGCGCGACGACGAGGCGACGATCCGGCGAAAGGTCCGAAGCTTCATCACCGATCCGATGAAAGTGCGTCTCGGCGATCCCGGACGGCCGGACATCTGTCCGATCTTCGCGCTGCACCGGCTCTTCTCGCAGGACATCTACGAGTGGACGCGCGAGAACTGCAGCACCGGCGCGTTGCCATGCGTCGACTGCAAGACGAACCTGGCAGACCGCATCGTCGCGTACTACGCGCCGTTTCGAGATCGTCGCGAAGAGCTCGAGCGCACGCCTGGGGTCGCCGAGAAGATCCTGGCCGAAGGACGCGAGAAGGTGGGACCCGTGGTCGAGGAGACGATGAAGGCCGTTCGCACGGCGATGAACCTCGCCTAG
- a CDS encoding site-2 protease family protein, with translation MDLENLRFALYLAISLVPALVLHEYAHAFVAVRLGDPTPRRWGRLTFNPRPLIDPFGSVILPILGLILIAARGAFLLPIFAYAKPLPRDASYLRQHRRDTLLIASAGLVANVVLIFVGGIPIRLGASGELQLFAFAWVIVNAYMFGFQLMPIPGFDGSRLLAPFLSPRAREVFLNLEQYLVLFVLVIFFVLSGPFRSIAAAFGNIACNLAAGTDCVV, from the coding sequence ATGGATCTCGAGAACCTCAGGTTCGCGCTCTACCTGGCGATCTCGCTCGTCCCGGCACTCGTGCTGCACGAGTACGCGCACGCGTTCGTCGCGGTGCGGCTGGGGGATCCCACGCCACGTCGGTGGGGGAGACTGACGTTCAATCCGCGACCGCTGATCGACCCGTTCGGGTCGGTGATCCTTCCGATCCTGGGGCTGATCCTCATCGCGGCTCGCGGAGCGTTCCTGCTGCCGATCTTCGCGTACGCTAAACCGCTCCCGCGTGACGCCTCCTATCTGCGCCAGCACCGGCGGGACACGCTGCTGATCGCGTCGGCGGGCCTGGTCGCGAACGTCGTCCTGATCTTCGTGGGTGGCATCCCCATCCGGCTCGGCGCGTCTGGTGAGCTCCAGCTCTTCGCGTTCGCGTGGGTGATCGTGAACGCGTACATGTTCGGCTTCCAGTTGATGCCGATCCCCGGCTTCGATGGCTCCAGGCTGCTGGCGCCGTTCCTGTCGCCTCGCGCACGCGAGGTGTTCCTCAACCTCGAGCAGTACCTCGTCCTGTTCGTGTTGGTGATCTTCTTCGTGCTGTCGGGGCCGTTTCGTTCCATTGCCGCCGCGTTCGGCAACATCGCCTGCAATCTCGCCGCGGGCACCGACTGCGTCGTGTGA
- a CDS encoding thymidine phosphorylase, with product MSITDPRRVLEVKRDGGRLDPDDLRAFILGYARGEIPDYQASAFLMAAFVNGLDDAETLALTRAMVDSGRTIPLEGVTRPKVDKHSTGGVADGVTLLFAPLAASLGLAVAKLSGRGLGHTGGTLDKLEAIPGFRTDLEPDAFERQVEQIGCAVAAQTADVVPADGALYALRDVTATVPSIPLIAASVMSKKLAVGTDLILLDVKAGSGTFMKTPEDATALAKACAKLATDWGHRTRCAVTDMSQPLGDAIGNALDIQEAVALLRGEMHGRLRDAAVMFAGEALSRLTGIAMGEGRARAAKAIDSGEALESFRKMIDSQGGEAAVVDEPEAVLPRAPVVTLILAERDGYLTTVDAESLGRASADLGAGRKRKGDPIDPAVGIVFRPKIGDRVESGQPLGSVHARSEEDAETCLTRIAAAITIGDEPVDVPPLVFSWYGD from the coding sequence GTGAGCATCACGGATCCGCGCCGTGTCCTCGAGGTCAAGCGTGATGGCGGCCGCCTGGACCCGGACGACCTGCGGGCGTTCATCCTCGGATACGCCCGGGGAGAGATCCCCGACTACCAGGCGTCGGCGTTCCTGATGGCGGCCTTCGTCAACGGGCTCGACGACGCCGAGACGCTGGCGCTGACCCGGGCGATGGTCGATTCCGGGCGAACGATCCCGCTCGAAGGGGTCACGCGCCCGAAGGTCGACAAGCACTCGACCGGTGGCGTCGCGGACGGCGTGACGCTGCTGTTCGCCCCGCTCGCGGCCTCACTCGGTCTCGCCGTGGCCAAGCTGTCCGGCCGAGGTCTCGGGCACACGGGCGGAACGCTCGACAAGCTCGAGGCGATACCGGGATTCCGAACGGATCTCGAGCCGGACGCGTTCGAGCGCCAGGTCGAACAGATCGGGTGCGCGGTGGCGGCGCAGACCGCGGACGTGGTTCCTGCCGACGGGGCGCTGTACGCCCTTCGCGACGTGACGGCAACGGTGCCGTCGATCCCGCTGATCGCCGCAAGCGTCATGTCCAAGAAGCTCGCCGTGGGAACCGACCTGATCCTGCTCGACGTGAAGGCGGGGAGCGGCACATTCATGAAGACGCCCGAGGACGCAACGGCGCTGGCGAAGGCGTGCGCGAAGCTCGCGACCGACTGGGGCCACCGAACGCGGTGCGCAGTGACCGACATGTCGCAGCCGCTCGGCGACGCGATCGGCAACGCGCTCGACATCCAGGAGGCGGTGGCGCTCCTCCGAGGCGAGATGCACGGACGGCTTCGCGACGCCGCGGTGATGTTCGCCGGCGAGGCGCTCAGCAGGTTGACGGGGATCGCCATGGGAGAGGGGCGCGCACGAGCCGCCAAGGCGATCGATTCAGGTGAAGCGCTCGAGTCGTTCCGGAAGATGATCGATTCGCAGGGCGGCGAAGCGGCCGTCGTTGACGAGCCGGAAGCCGTTCTGCCTCGAGCTCCGGTCGTCACGCTGATCCTGGCTGAGCGCGACGGCTATCTCACCACCGTGGACGCGGAATCGTTGGGCCGCGCCAGCGCCGACCTCGGTGCGGGGCGGAAGCGAAAGGGCGATCCGATCGATCCTGCCGTCGGTATCGTGTTCCGGCCCAAGATCGGTGACCGCGTCGAGAGCGGACAGCCGCTGGGGTCGGTGCACGCGCGGAGCGAAGAGGACGCGGAGACCTGCCTCACACGGATCGCGGCCGCGATCACCATTGGTGACGAACCGGTCGACGTGCCGCCGCTCGTGTTCAGCTGGTACGGAGACTAG
- a CDS encoding phosphopentomutase — protein sequence MGDPVHRLQAEGRGPLTTPESARLVPRVLIVVCDSFGVGDAPDAEAYGDEGSDTLGNTAKAVGGIVAPNLGSLGLGMLTDIVGMEPGAEAGTAHGRLTERSAGKDTTTGHWEMSGIVLDTAFPLYPDGFPPEVIEPFERQIGREVLGNFPASGTEIIDRLGEEHLRTGRPIVYTSGDSVFQIAAHTDVVSLQQLYEWCRVARRLLTGPHNVGRVIARPFTGEPGAFVRRPERRDFSVPPPGPTLLERCRDNDVSVYGVGKIQDIFVGQGLTEAVYSDSNDHGVDLTIRYLRRPAPALVMANLVDFDSKYGHRNDPDGYAHAVEALDRRLPEVVDALEGGVLLLTGDHGCDPTTPSTDHSRERTPLLAAGVPGGPHDVGARESFADLGATAAELLGVPWDLEGTSFARQMGF from the coding sequence GTGGGCGATCCTGTGCATCGACTGCAAGCAGAAGGGCGAGGGCCGCTGACCACTCCCGAGTCGGCGCGGCTCGTCCCCCGCGTCCTGATCGTCGTGTGCGATTCGTTCGGCGTGGGAGACGCGCCAGACGCCGAAGCGTACGGCGACGAGGGGTCGGACACACTCGGCAACACCGCCAAGGCGGTCGGCGGCATCGTCGCGCCGAACCTTGGAAGTCTCGGGCTGGGAATGCTCACCGACATCGTCGGTATGGAACCGGGCGCCGAGGCCGGTACGGCGCACGGTCGGCTCACCGAGCGCTCCGCCGGCAAGGACACGACGACCGGTCACTGGGAGATGTCGGGCATCGTCCTCGACACAGCGTTCCCCCTGTATCCCGACGGGTTCCCGCCGGAGGTGATCGAGCCGTTCGAGCGCCAGATCGGACGTGAGGTCCTCGGCAATTTCCCGGCATCGGGGACAGAGATCATCGACCGACTGGGTGAGGAACACCTTCGAACCGGTCGCCCCATCGTGTACACGAGCGGAGACTCGGTCTTCCAGATCGCAGCACACACCGACGTCGTCAGCCTGCAACAGCTGTACGAGTGGTGCCGCGTGGCGCGGCGTCTGCTGACCGGCCCACACAACGTCGGTCGGGTCATCGCGCGCCCGTTCACCGGTGAGCCGGGAGCGTTCGTCCGGCGACCCGAGCGCCGCGACTTCTCGGTGCCGCCACCGGGACCGACGCTCCTCGAGCGGTGCCGCGACAACGACGTCTCGGTGTATGGCGTGGGCAAGATCCAAGACATCTTCGTGGGGCAGGGGCTTACCGAGGCCGTGTATTCGGACTCGAACGATCACGGCGTCGATCTGACGATCCGATATCTGCGACGGCCGGCGCCGGCGCTCGTCATGGCGAACCTGGTGGACTTCGACAGCAAATACGGCCATCGGAACGACCCCGATGGATACGCGCACGCCGTAGAGGCTCTCGACCGTCGCTTGCCCGAGGTCGTCGATGCGCTCGAAGGCGGTGTGTTGTTGCTCACCGGCGACCACGGCTGCGACCCCACGACGCCCTCGACGGACCACTCACGAGAGCGGACGCCCCTCCTCGCGGCAGGCGTCCCGGGTGGGCCGCACGACGTCGGCGCCCGAGAGTCCTTCGCAGACCTCGGTGCGACGGCCGCGGAACTCCTGGGGGTGCCGTGGGACCTCGAGGGGACGAGCTTCGCCCGGCAGATGGGGTTCTGA
- a CDS encoding TraR/DksA family transcriptional regulator — protein MLEPSKLAELRAELEQQRENLRKEIVEQGGDPDSDDAAIDVERGFADSAHSTAERARLLSVMKALRSNLRWVDRALTKMELGTYGTCERCGNPIGIERLEALPWAILCIDCKQKGEGR, from the coding sequence GTGTTGGAGCCGTCGAAGCTGGCGGAGCTCCGCGCTGAGCTCGAGCAGCAGCGAGAGAACCTGCGCAAGGAGATCGTCGAGCAGGGGGGCGATCCCGACTCCGACGACGCAGCGATCGACGTCGAGCGTGGATTCGCCGACAGCGCGCACAGCACGGCCGAGCGCGCGCGGTTGTTGTCGGTGATGAAGGCCCTCCGCTCCAATCTTCGGTGGGTCGACCGCGCTCTCACCAAGATGGAGCTCGGCACGTACGGGACGTGCGAGCGGTGCGGGAACCCCATCGGGATCGAACGGCTCGAGGCGCTGCCGTGGGCGATCCTGTGCATCGACTGCAAGCAGAAGGGCGAGGGCCGCTGA
- the xerD gene encoding site-specific tyrosine recombinase XerD: MREDVSSQIERFLDHLTVERGLSRHTIAAYRRDLARYAEFLRRRRVRDATAVTARNVTAHIAGVSSSTHGDGVPYRATSVVRALSSIRAFHRFLMREGEADVDPTAGVIRPRLPRRLPRPLSVEDVGKILAQPGPSTVQGLRDRAVLETLYGAGLRVSELVGLDVDDVDLEEGRVRVLGKGSKERDVPLGRYARDAIAAYLTRVRPEIATARSRSALFLNLRGGRLTRQGCTGILERHAAAARIQARVSPHTLRHSFATHLLEGGADVRVVQELLGHASVATTQVYTLVSKEHLREVYFSSHPRARSSGRSVKGGGNRVGAVEAGGAPR, from the coding sequence GTGCGTGAGGATGTTTCGTCTCAGATTGAGCGGTTCCTCGATCATTTGACGGTCGAACGCGGTCTGTCGCGCCATACGATCGCGGCATACCGGCGGGACCTGGCCAGGTACGCGGAGTTCCTGCGGCGCCGTCGCGTCCGCGACGCGACGGCGGTCACGGCGCGGAACGTAACGGCGCACATCGCGGGAGTGTCGTCGTCGACCCACGGAGACGGCGTGCCGTACCGTGCGACGTCGGTGGTGCGTGCGCTGTCGTCGATCCGAGCGTTCCACCGATTCCTGATGCGCGAGGGTGAGGCCGACGTCGACCCGACCGCCGGCGTCATCCGCCCAAGGCTCCCGCGGCGCCTTCCCAGACCGCTGTCAGTCGAGGACGTGGGGAAGATCCTGGCGCAGCCAGGTCCTTCCACTGTGCAGGGCCTCCGCGACCGAGCGGTCCTCGAGACGCTGTACGGCGCGGGGCTGCGCGTCTCAGAGCTGGTTGGTCTGGACGTCGACGACGTGGACCTGGAGGAGGGTCGCGTTCGCGTTCTCGGGAAGGGGAGCAAGGAACGGGACGTTCCGCTCGGCCGGTACGCGCGGGACGCGATCGCCGCCTACCTCACACGCGTGCGCCCCGAGATCGCGACGGCACGCTCGCGGTCGGCCCTGTTCCTGAACCTCCGAGGGGGCCGACTCACGCGACAGGGATGCACCGGAATCCTCGAACGACACGCCGCGGCGGCGAGGATCCAAGCGCGCGTGAGCCCGCACACGCTCCGGCACTCGTTCGCCACGCATCTGCTCGAGGGCGGCGCGGACGTGCGCGTCGTGCAGGAGCTCTTGGGACACGCGAGCGTTGCCACCACGCAGGTCTATACGCTGGTATCGAAAGAGCACCTGCGAGAGGTGTACTTCAGCTCGCACCCCCGAGCGCGGTCGAGCGGGCGGAGCGTGAAGGGAGGGGGAAACCGTGTTGGAGCCGTCGAAGCTGGCGGAGCTCCGCGCTGA
- the ald gene encoding alanine dehydrogenase encodes MIVGVPKELKDNEYRVALTPEGARELTRAGHDVLIEDGAGEGSAVPQQRYERAGADVVGGADELWSSSDMILKVKEPIPEEYPRLREGQILFTYLHLAASAELTKTLLERKVSAVAYETVQLPDGRLPLLAPMSEIAGRMAPHVAARLLEKEYGGRGVLMGGVSGVRPARVLVLGAGMAGSNAAVIAAGMEAEVLVVDKNLDKLRFVDTIHRGRITTLMSDQLTLEQRVRDADVVIGAVLIPGARAPKLVSEEMVASMRAGSVVIDVAIDQGGCIETARMTTHSDPTYVVHGVVHYCVGNMPGAVPNTSTYALTNVTLPYAIDVATKGLEQAVREDPALALGVNAYAGALTSDAVAEAHGVAYTPLADAGVG; translated from the coding sequence GTGATCGTCGGGGTCCCCAAGGAGCTGAAGGACAACGAGTACCGCGTCGCGCTCACGCCGGAGGGCGCGAGGGAGCTCACGCGCGCGGGGCACGACGTCCTGATCGAGGATGGCGCCGGCGAGGGCTCCGCCGTCCCGCAGCAGCGATACGAACGCGCCGGAGCCGACGTCGTCGGCGGCGCCGACGAGCTGTGGTCGAGCTCCGACATGATCCTCAAGGTCAAGGAGCCGATTCCGGAGGAGTACCCACGCCTCCGCGAGGGTCAGATCCTGTTCACCTACCTCCACCTGGCCGCCAGCGCGGAGCTCACGAAGACGCTGCTCGAGCGGAAGGTCTCTGCCGTGGCGTACGAGACCGTGCAGCTGCCCGACGGACGGCTTCCGCTCCTCGCTCCGATGAGCGAGATCGCCGGCCGGATGGCGCCGCACGTGGCGGCGAGATTGCTCGAGAAGGAGTACGGCGGTCGGGGCGTGCTCATGGGGGGCGTCTCCGGCGTTCGTCCGGCGCGAGTGCTCGTGCTCGGCGCCGGCATGGCCGGCTCGAACGCCGCGGTGATCGCCGCCGGTATGGAGGCCGAGGTCCTCGTCGTCGACAAGAACCTCGACAAGCTCCGTTTCGTCGACACGATCCATCGCGGCCGCATCACGACGCTGATGTCGGACCAGCTCACCCTGGAGCAGCGGGTTCGGGACGCCGACGTCGTGATCGGGGCGGTGCTCATCCCCGGTGCGCGCGCGCCGAAGCTCGTGTCGGAGGAGATGGTCGCGTCGATGCGCGCGGGGTCCGTGGTGATCGACGTCGCGATCGACCAGGGCGGGTGTATCGAGACGGCGCGCATGACGACGCATTCGGATCCCACCTACGTCGTGCACGGCGTGGTCCACTATTGCGTCGGCAACATGCCCGGAGCCGTCCCGAACACATCGACCTACGCGCTGACGAACGTGACGCTGCCGTACGCGATCGACGTTGCGACGAAGGGTCTGGAGCAGGCCGTGCGCGAGGATCCCGCGCTGGCCCTCGGCGTCAACGCGTACGCCGGCGCGCTCACCAGCGACGCTGTCGCCGAGGCGCACGGCGTTGCGTACACCCCGCTCGCGGACGCAGGCGTCGGCTGA
- a CDS encoding adenylate/guanylate cyclase domain-containing protein, with protein MIHPATRYARSGELNIAYQVVGDGPFDLVYVPGWVSNLDLMWEEPSYAGLLERFASFSRLILFDKRGTGLSDPVPFDQLPTLEQRMDDVRAVMDAAGSERAALLGHSEGGNMCILFAATYPDRASALVLVGCYAKRIRSDDYPWAPAWDERIREIEDTERSWADPDVVRTLAPSRADDARFVAWLTRYLRASASPKAGAGLLRMNSMIDVRDVLPAIRVPTLLVYRSHDLDVNVEEGRYIASRIRGARLVELPGRDHLMWTGNADAIADEVEGFLTGTRRGPEPDRVLTTVLFTDIAGSTARAAEIGDRAWKQLVDRHDEAIRRQLDRWRGREVDTAGDGFLATFDGPARAVRCASSVVDAVHELGLDVRAGVHTGEVEVADANVRGIAVHIGSRVAALAAPGEVLVSRTVVDLVAGSGIAFTDRGEHSLKGVPSVWQLFAVEPGRDAG; from the coding sequence ATGATCCATCCCGCCACCCGCTACGCCCGAAGCGGCGAGCTCAACATCGCCTACCAGGTCGTCGGAGACGGACCGTTCGATCTCGTCTACGTCCCGGGGTGGGTCTCGAACCTCGATCTGATGTGGGAGGAGCCGTCGTACGCGGGACTCCTCGAGCGGTTCGCTTCGTTCTCGAGACTGATCCTGTTCGACAAGCGCGGGACTGGACTCTCCGACCCGGTGCCGTTCGACCAGCTGCCCACCCTGGAGCAGCGCATGGACGACGTCCGCGCGGTGATGGACGCCGCCGGATCCGAGCGCGCCGCGTTGCTCGGCCACTCCGAGGGCGGCAACATGTGCATCCTGTTCGCGGCGACGTATCCCGACCGAGCGTCCGCGCTCGTCTTGGTGGGGTGCTACGCCAAGCGCATCCGATCCGACGACTACCCGTGGGCTCCGGCGTGGGACGAGCGCATTCGCGAGATCGAGGACACGGAGCGCTCGTGGGCGGACCCCGACGTCGTACGGACGCTCGCGCCGAGCAGGGCCGACGACGCGAGGTTCGTGGCGTGGCTGACCCGCTACCTCCGCGCGTCGGCGAGCCCGAAAGCCGGGGCGGGGCTCCTGCGGATGAACTCCATGATCGACGTACGAGACGTCTTGCCGGCGATCCGCGTGCCGACGCTGCTCGTCTACCGGTCGCACGATCTCGACGTGAACGTCGAGGAAGGACGGTACATCGCGTCGCGGATCCGGGGTGCTCGCCTCGTCGAGCTACCGGGACGCGACCACCTGATGTGGACCGGCAACGCCGACGCGATCGCGGACGAGGTCGAGGGCTTCCTGACCGGGACCCGCCGCGGGCCCGAGCCCGACCGAGTGCTCACGACCGTGCTGTTCACCGACATCGCCGGGTCGACCGCACGCGCCGCCGAGATCGGTGACCGTGCGTGGAAGCAGCTCGTCGATCGCCACGACGAGGCCATCCGACGCCAGCTCGACCGGTGGCGCGGACGTGAGGTCGATACCGCGGGCGACGGGTTCCTGGCGACGTTCGACGGACCGGCCCGAGCGGTGAGATGTGCGTCGTCCGTCGTCGACGCGGTACACGAGCTCGGCCTCGACGTCCGCGCGGGCGTTCACACAGGCGAAGTGGAGGTCGCCGACGCCAACGTGCGCGGGATCGCCGTCCACATCGGATCGCGCGTCGCCGCGCTTGCGGCTCCTGGTGAGGTGCTCGTTTCCAGGACGGTCGTCGATCTCGTCGCCGGATCGGGGATCGCGTTCACCGATCGGGGTGAGCACTCGTTGAAGGGTGTGCCCAGCGTGTGGCAGCTGTTCGCCGTGGAGCCGGGCCGAGACGCCGGGTAG